In a genomic window of Streptomyces sp. SJL17-4:
- a CDS encoding ABC transporter ATP-binding protein — protein MIRAENLTKRYGDTTVVQDLSFTVRPGAVTGFLGPNGAGKSTTLRMILGLDAPTRGHATVDGRPYARHGAPLTRVGALLEARSVHPGRTARHHLTALALTHGIPRSRVDRVLAVTGLTHVADKRVKGFSLGMGQRLGIAAALLGEPATVVLDEPVNGLDPEGVLWIRTLLKSLATEGRTVLVSSHLMSEMALTADHLIVIGKGRLLADTTVDELVRTSGGASVKVVTPEADRLRNLLPGAAITLEAPDTLLVTGPDAPEIGRTAAAHGLPLHELTPQAASLEQAFMALTHDSVEYQGAPA, from the coding sequence ATGATCCGAGCAGAGAACCTCACCAAGCGGTACGGGGACACCACCGTCGTCCAGGACCTCAGCTTCACCGTCCGGCCGGGCGCCGTCACCGGCTTCCTCGGCCCCAACGGCGCCGGAAAGTCCACCACCCTCCGCATGATCCTCGGCCTCGACGCCCCCACCCGCGGCCACGCCACCGTCGACGGCCGCCCGTACGCCCGGCACGGCGCCCCGCTCACCCGCGTCGGCGCCCTCCTCGAAGCCCGCTCCGTGCACCCCGGCCGCACGGCCCGCCACCACCTCACCGCCCTCGCCCTCACCCACGGCATCCCGCGGTCCCGCGTCGACCGGGTCCTCGCCGTCACCGGCCTCACCCATGTCGCCGACAAGCGCGTGAAGGGCTTCTCCCTCGGCATGGGCCAGCGCCTCGGCATCGCCGCCGCGCTCCTCGGCGAGCCGGCCACCGTCGTCCTCGACGAACCGGTCAACGGCCTCGACCCCGAGGGCGTGCTCTGGATCCGCACCCTCCTCAAGTCCCTTGCCACCGAAGGCCGTACCGTCCTCGTCTCCTCCCACCTGATGAGCGAGATGGCCCTCACCGCCGACCACCTGATCGTCATCGGCAAGGGCCGGCTCCTCGCCGACACCACGGTCGACGAGCTCGTCCGCACCTCCGGCGGCGCCTCGGTCAAGGTCGTCACCCCGGAGGCCGACCGGCTGCGGAACCTGCTCCCCGGCGCCGCCATCACCCTGGAGGCCCCCGACACCCTCCTCGTCACCGGCCCGGACGCACCGGAGATCGGCCGCACGGCCGCCGCCCACGGCCTCCCCCTCCATGAACTGACCCCTCAGGCCGCCTCGCTGGAGCAGGCGTTCATGGCCCTCACCCACGACTCCGTCGAATACCAGGGAGCCCCCGCATGA
- a CDS encoding ABC transporter permease, with protein sequence MTTPTLTRTGTPSDTPTVTPRLTHARVLHSEWHKLWTVRSTWTTVLTATALVLGVGILMGATYTSDGGDSDVDTVILTLYGSQLGAIALAVLGILVTAGEYATGMIRASLTAVPGRLPVLAAKAAVYTGVVLTLTFVTNLLTFLTAQVFLSDTDQAASLTDDGVLAALAGNAAGITLLGLIALGLGATLRSVPGAIGAFVGGVMILPEVLGMLPYEAMETAVRYFPTQAAGALGSATPLPGAASPGAALLALLLWALATLTLPALLLKRRDV encoded by the coding sequence ATGACCACCCCGACCCTCACCCGGACCGGCACCCCGTCCGACACCCCCACCGTCACCCCGCGCCTCACCCACGCGCGCGTACTCCACTCCGAGTGGCACAAACTGTGGACCGTCCGCTCGACCTGGACCACCGTCCTCACCGCCACCGCGCTCGTCCTCGGCGTCGGCATCCTCATGGGCGCCACCTACACCTCCGACGGCGGCGACTCCGACGTCGACACCGTCATCCTCACCCTCTACGGCAGCCAGCTCGGCGCCATCGCCCTCGCCGTCCTCGGCATCCTGGTCACGGCCGGCGAATACGCGACGGGCATGATCCGCGCCTCCCTCACCGCCGTCCCCGGCCGACTCCCCGTCCTGGCGGCGAAAGCCGCCGTCTACACCGGCGTGGTCCTCACCCTCACGTTCGTCACCAACCTGCTGACCTTCCTCACCGCACAGGTCTTCCTCTCCGACACCGACCAGGCCGCCTCCCTCACCGACGACGGCGTCCTCGCCGCCCTCGCGGGCAACGCCGCCGGCATCACGCTCCTCGGCCTGATCGCCCTCGGCCTCGGCGCGACCCTCCGCTCCGTACCCGGCGCGATCGGCGCCTTCGTCGGCGGCGTGATGATCCTGCCCGAGGTCCTCGGGATGCTCCCGTACGAGGCGATGGAGACGGCCGTCCGGTACTTCCCCACTCAGGCCGCCGGCGCCCTCGGCTCGGCCACCCCGCTCCCGGGCGCGGCCTCCCCCGGCGCAGCCCTGCTCGCCCTGCTCCTCTGGGCGCTCGCGACACTCACGCTCCCCGCACTGTTGCTCAAGCGCCGGGACGTATGA
- a CDS encoding sensor histidine kinase, translated as MTTETAREAAGTTTGLSRSAQKLLARARAVDSRRPWLWDSTLTLFWTGAALVDASGGWRNTAPDPTVPTWLVVTLSLALALPLYGRRRQPTAALAVMACAALVSAASGAFLQAGYLQLIPLFHIALARPPRALLWSFALLLPPLLTGALRFPRGSWDQHVVPTLWAYALVALLGIAVRSRKDHTAALVDRARRLEIERDQEVRLAAAAERTRIAREMHDIIGHNLSVITGLADGGRYAAARHPERATQALDAIGTTSREALAELRRLLGVLRDDEQAAARDPQPTLADLDTLITGVRKAGLPVRLELRDSPTAQPLTPGAQLTVYRVVQEALTNTLKHAGQGATATVTLTYTPEEVRAEITDTGAAPTPSPGQGQGLTGMRERAALYDGTLESGPLPTGGWHVGLRLPREDSPS; from the coding sequence GTGACCACGGAGACGGCACGGGAAGCGGCCGGCACCACGACGGGCCTCAGCCGCTCCGCCCAGAAACTGCTCGCACGCGCGCGTGCCGTCGACTCGCGCCGGCCCTGGCTGTGGGACAGCACGCTCACGCTGTTCTGGACGGGAGCGGCGCTCGTGGACGCGTCCGGCGGCTGGCGGAACACCGCGCCCGACCCGACCGTCCCGACCTGGCTCGTGGTCACCCTCAGCCTGGCCCTCGCCCTGCCGCTGTACGGGCGCCGCCGACAGCCCACGGCCGCCCTCGCCGTGATGGCCTGCGCGGCGCTCGTCAGCGCCGCCTCCGGCGCCTTCCTCCAGGCGGGTTATCTCCAGCTGATCCCGCTCTTCCACATCGCCCTCGCCCGCCCGCCCCGCGCACTCCTCTGGTCCTTCGCGCTCCTCCTCCCGCCCCTCCTGACGGGCGCGCTCCGTTTCCCCCGGGGGAGTTGGGACCAGCACGTCGTCCCCACCCTGTGGGCGTACGCGCTCGTCGCCCTCCTCGGCATCGCCGTCCGCTCCCGCAAGGACCACACGGCGGCCCTCGTCGACCGGGCCCGCCGTCTGGAGATCGAACGCGACCAGGAGGTCCGGCTCGCCGCGGCGGCCGAACGGACCAGGATCGCCCGCGAGATGCACGACATCATCGGCCACAACCTCTCGGTCATCACGGGCCTCGCGGACGGCGGCCGGTACGCGGCGGCCAGACATCCCGAGCGCGCGACCCAGGCCCTCGACGCCATCGGTACGACGAGCCGCGAGGCCCTCGCCGAACTCCGCCGCCTGCTCGGCGTCCTGCGCGACGACGAGCAGGCGGCGGCCCGAGACCCCCAGCCCACCCTGGCCGACCTCGACACCCTGATCACCGGGGTACGGAAGGCAGGCCTGCCCGTACGGCTCGAACTCCGCGACTCCCCCACCGCGCAACCCCTCACGCCCGGCGCCCAGCTGACGGTCTACCGGGTCGTCCAGGAAGCCCTGACGAACACCCTCAAGCACGCGGGCCAGGGCGCGACGGCGACGGTGACCCTGACGTACACCCCCGAAGAGGTGAGGGCGGAGATCACGGACACGGGCGCCGCCCCGACACCGTCCCCTGGCCAGGGTCAGGGGCTCACGGGCATGCGCGAACGCGCGGCCCTCTACGACGGCACACTCGAAAGCGGCCCGCTGCCGACCGGCGGCTGGCATGTCGGACTCCGACTCCCCCGGGAGGACTCCCCCTCGTGA
- a CDS encoding response regulator transcription factor, giving the protein MTTVLIADDQPMQRFGFRMLLESQDDMTVVGEAGNGTEAIRLVDRHHPDVVLMDIRMPGLDGIEATRRIIATGARTRVLIVTTFDLDEYAYDGLRAGASGFLVKDAQPEELLAGIRAVASGDAVVAPSLTRRLLDAYIHHLPASPTAEPHPEDPRLASLTEREREILTVIGQGWTNTEIAERLHLAESTVKTHVGRILAKTGARDRVQAVILAYDTQLVTPA; this is encoded by the coding sequence GTGACGACCGTACTCATCGCGGACGACCAGCCCATGCAGCGCTTCGGTTTCCGCATGCTGTTGGAGAGCCAGGACGACATGACCGTCGTCGGCGAGGCCGGGAACGGCACGGAGGCGATCCGGCTGGTCGACCGTCACCACCCCGACGTCGTCCTGATGGACATCCGGATGCCCGGCCTCGACGGCATCGAGGCCACCCGCCGGATCATCGCCACGGGCGCCCGCACCCGCGTCCTGATCGTCACCACCTTCGACCTGGACGAGTACGCGTACGACGGCCTGCGCGCCGGCGCCAGCGGCTTCCTGGTGAAGGACGCACAGCCGGAGGAACTCCTCGCCGGGATCCGCGCGGTCGCGAGCGGCGACGCGGTTGTCGCCCCGAGCCTCACCCGCCGCCTCCTGGACGCCTATATCCACCACCTGCCGGCGTCCCCCACGGCAGAACCGCACCCGGAGGACCCACGACTCGCCTCCCTCACCGAACGGGAACGCGAGATCCTCACGGTCATCGGCCAGGGCTGGACGAACACCGAGATCGCCGAACGCCTCCACCTCGCGGAGTCGACGGTGAAGACCCATGTCGGCCGCATCCTGGCGAAGACGGGCGCCCGCGACCGCGTCCAGGCGGTGATCCTGGCGTATGACACCCAACTGGTCACGCCGGCCTGA
- a CDS encoding MarR family transcriptional regulator: MSDNPERSGPQAPQEPSLDEQIAAYQREFRDLDPQVEVVVSALGRLNRRMNVAYGRQLADLGISNAEWEVLKTLVLAGEPYRLGPGELAKRLGLTPAAMTHRIDRMAGEGLVTRDRDENNRVRVIVELTDEGRSKWLEAMRMATAFEEELLQDLTSDERGVLGEVLIRLLRRVEHTQPDADGRLTDLD; encoded by the coding sequence ATGTCCGACAACCCCGAGCGGTCCGGCCCGCAGGCTCCGCAGGAGCCGAGCCTCGACGAACAGATCGCCGCCTACCAGCGCGAGTTCCGCGACCTCGACCCCCAGGTCGAGGTGGTCGTCTCCGCCCTCGGCCGGCTGAACCGGCGGATGAACGTGGCGTACGGACGCCAGCTCGCCGACCTCGGCATCAGCAACGCCGAGTGGGAGGTCCTCAAGACCCTGGTCCTCGCCGGAGAGCCCTACCGGCTCGGCCCGGGCGAGCTGGCCAAGAGACTGGGCCTCACCCCGGCCGCGATGACCCACCGCATCGACCGCATGGCGGGAGAGGGCCTGGTCACCCGCGACCGCGACGAGAACAACCGCGTCCGCGTGATCGTCGAGCTCACCGACGAGGGCCGCTCGAAGTGGCTGGAGGCCATGCGCATGGCCACGGCCTTCGAGGAGGAGCTCCTCCAGGACCTGACCTCGGACGAGCGGGGAGTCCTGGGCGAGGTCCTGATCCGCCTGCTCCGCCGCGTGGAGCACACCCAGCCCGACGCCGACGGCCGCCTCACGGACCTCGACTGA
- a CDS encoding MFS transporter produces the protein MRRIQAGSALSAFGLGFTVPYLYVYVAQVRDLGAATAGIVLAVFAMAALVVLPFSGRAIDRRGPVPVLLVASVVAAVGAVAMGFASSVPAAVGAAALLGAGTAVLQPALATMIVWCSTPVGRTRAFAMQFFLQNLGLGVGGLIGGLLVDTSRPGSFILLFSIEAAMFLVLAAVVGTVRMPGSPAFQGARPSEGGKGGGVRALLGHKAMVQLCVLGFVLFFACYGQFESGLAAYGTEAAGIQPSTLGMALAANTAVIVAAQFLVLRFVERRKRTRVIAAVGLIWTVAWLIAGYAGLGHGSQAMATAAFVSTYALFGLGEAMLSPTVAPLVADLAPESMVGQYNSAFALVKQLALAVGPAVGGPMGAALHGPYIVTFVLFSLGITFLAVRLGKQLTPEQNQPSLAVKPSRVVAQHLPEKETAAA, from the coding sequence ATGCGCCGTATTCAGGCAGGCAGCGCGCTGAGCGCGTTCGGACTCGGCTTCACCGTGCCGTACCTCTATGTGTACGTGGCGCAGGTGCGGGATCTGGGCGCGGCCACAGCGGGCATCGTCCTGGCCGTCTTCGCCATGGCCGCGCTCGTGGTGCTGCCCTTCAGCGGGCGGGCCATCGACCGGCGCGGGCCCGTGCCGGTCCTGCTGGTCGCCTCGGTCGTCGCCGCCGTGGGTGCGGTGGCGATGGGCTTCGCGTCCAGCGTGCCCGCGGCCGTGGGGGCCGCGGCGCTGCTCGGTGCCGGTACGGCCGTGCTCCAGCCGGCTCTCGCCACGATGATCGTCTGGTGCTCGACGCCCGTCGGACGCACCCGGGCCTTCGCCATGCAGTTCTTCCTGCAGAACCTGGGTCTCGGTGTCGGTGGTCTGATCGGTGGTCTGCTGGTCGACACCAGCCGGCCGGGCAGCTTCATCCTGCTGTTCTCGATCGAGGCGGCGATGTTCCTCGTTCTTGCGGCGGTCGTCGGGACCGTGCGGATGCCGGGCTCCCCGGCGTTCCAGGGCGCCCGTCCCTCCGAGGGCGGCAAGGGCGGCGGCGTCCGCGCGCTGCTCGGGCACAAGGCCATGGTGCAGCTGTGCGTCCTCGGCTTCGTCCTCTTCTTCGCCTGCTACGGACAGTTCGAGTCGGGTCTCGCCGCGTACGGCACCGAGGCCGCCGGCATCCAGCCCTCCACGCTCGGTATGGCGCTGGCCGCCAACACCGCGGTGATCGTGGCCGCTCAGTTCCTGGTGCTGAGGTTCGTCGAGCGCCGCAAGCGGACCCGGGTGATCGCGGCCGTCGGTCTGATCTGGACCGTGGCCTGGCTGATCGCCGGGTACGCGGGACTCGGGCACGGCAGCCAGGCCATGGCGACGGCGGCCTTCGTCTCCACGTACGCCCTGTTCGGGCTCGGTGAGGCGATGCTGTCGCCGACCGTGGCCCCGCTGGTCGCCGATCTGGCGCCGGAGTCGATGGTCGGGCAGTACAACTCGGCCTTCGCGCTGGTCAAGCAGTTGGCGCTGGCCGTCGGGCCGGCCGTGGGCGGGCCCATGGGTGCGGCGCTGCACGGTCCGTACATCGTGACGTTCGTGCTCTTCTCGCTCGGCATCACGTTCCTCGCGGTGCGACTGGGCAAGCAGCTGACCCCGGAGCAGAACCAGCCGTCGCTCGCCGTGAAGCCGTCCCGGGTCGTGGCGCAGCACCTGCCCGAGAAGGAGACCGCGGCCGCCTGA
- a CDS encoding SpoIIE family protein phosphatase → MNFTRWSARLPGTQRRAARGTEGSVPAARGEYAQQLEHLAQEAPETGEPADVPALEDFSVRELLGRLPGLVALAYGPEHRIAYVNDAYAAAFGPRPAGVPVADTCPEAEELGLLPLMDQVLRSGKPRTVKSRRTQDGGSYTVTCLPVDSAHLEGGGVLVHAADVTDHAEAAERLRASERRHRETAVTLQRSLLPQDLEQPDDLRIAATYQPGGTDAAVGGDWYDVITLGAGRTALVIGDVMGRGVRAAAVMGQLRTAVRAYARLDLPPHEVLQLLDGLAAEIDASQIATCVYAIHDPNEGKLVYASAGHLPILVRDEDGSVRRAEDPTGPPLGTGGWLHTSGSIALPPGSTAVLYTDGLVERRREDIDEGVAALARALSGASGTPQVVCDRLLRSLGVTAEHDDDVAVLVVQHPSRKGADAELFHNAALELLGGVEAAPRARAFASGVLSSWRFPVELRDLGVLATSELVANSLQHGTPPMRLRLRRTDRRLIIEVTDGDDHLPRRRRAETEDEAGRGISIIATIASSWGSRRTPGGGKAVWCEFALPDH, encoded by the coding sequence GTGAACTTCACCCGTTGGAGCGCCCGGCTCCCCGGTACACAGCGCCGTGCGGCGCGGGGGACCGAAGGCTCCGTGCCCGCCGCCCGCGGTGAGTACGCGCAGCAGCTGGAGCACCTCGCCCAAGAGGCTCCCGAGACCGGCGAGCCCGCCGACGTACCCGCCCTGGAGGACTTCTCCGTACGAGAGCTCCTGGGCCGGCTCCCCGGCCTGGTCGCCCTCGCGTACGGCCCGGAGCACCGCATCGCGTACGTCAACGACGCCTATGCCGCCGCCTTCGGCCCCCGCCCCGCGGGCGTACCCGTCGCCGACACCTGCCCGGAGGCGGAGGAGCTCGGCCTGCTGCCCCTCATGGACCAGGTGCTGCGCAGCGGCAAGCCGCGTACGGTCAAGTCCCGCCGCACCCAGGACGGCGGCTCGTACACGGTGACGTGCCTGCCCGTGGACAGCGCGCACCTCGAAGGCGGCGGAGTCCTCGTCCACGCCGCCGACGTCACCGACCACGCGGAGGCCGCCGAGCGGCTGCGGGCCAGCGAGCGCCGCCACCGCGAGACCGCCGTCACCCTCCAGCGCTCGCTGCTCCCGCAGGACCTGGAGCAGCCCGACGACCTGCGGATCGCCGCCACCTACCAGCCCGGCGGCACCGACGCGGCCGTCGGCGGCGACTGGTACGACGTGATCACCCTCGGCGCCGGCCGCACGGCGCTCGTCATCGGCGACGTGATGGGCCGGGGGGTGCGCGCCGCCGCCGTCATGGGCCAGCTCCGCACCGCCGTCCGGGCCTACGCGCGCCTGGACCTGCCCCCGCACGAGGTGCTCCAGCTCCTCGACGGCCTCGCCGCAGAGATCGACGCCAGCCAGATCGCCACCTGTGTGTACGCGATCCACGACCCCAACGAGGGGAAGCTGGTCTACGCCTCCGCGGGCCACCTCCCGATCCTCGTCCGGGACGAGGACGGCAGCGTCCGGCGCGCCGAGGACCCGACGGGCCCCCCGCTGGGCACGGGCGGCTGGCTGCACACCTCCGGCTCCATCGCCCTGCCTCCCGGCTCGACCGCCGTCCTCTACACCGACGGTCTGGTCGAGCGGCGCCGCGAGGACATCGACGAGGGCGTCGCCGCCCTGGCCCGCGCGCTCTCCGGCGCCAGCGGCACCCCGCAGGTCGTCTGCGACCGGCTGCTCCGCTCCCTGGGGGTCACCGCGGAGCACGACGACGACGTGGCCGTCCTGGTCGTCCAGCATCCGTCCCGCAAGGGCGCGGACGCGGAGCTCTTCCACAACGCGGCCCTGGAACTCCTCGGCGGAGTGGAAGCCGCCCCCCGCGCGCGTGCCTTCGCCTCCGGGGTCCTGTCGTCCTGGCGCTTCCCGGTCGAACTGCGCGACCTGGGCGTCCTCGCCACCAGCGAACTGGTGGCGAACTCCCTCCAGCACGGCACCCCGCCCATGCGGCTCCGTCTGCGCCGCACCGACCGCCGACTGATCATCGAGGTCACGGACGGCGACGACCATCTGCCGCGCCGCCGCAGGGCGGAAACGGAGGACGAGGCGGGTCGCGGGATCTCGATCATCGCGACGATCGCCTCGTCCTGGGGGAGCCGCCGCACACCGGGCGGCGGCAAAGCGGTCTGGTGCGAGTTCGCCCTGCCCGACCACTAG
- a CDS encoding NAD(P)/FAD-dependent oxidoreductase: protein MTEPARILVVGGGYVGMYTALRLQRQLRAELRAGAAEIVVVTPEPYMTYQPFLPEAAAGSISPRHVVVPLRRVLDRCRIVIGEVLSVDHAKRTAKLSTLATAEEGTGAVDLTYDELVIAPGSVSRTLPVPGLADHGIGFKTVEEAIGLRNHVIEQMDIASSTRDPSIRDAALTFVFVGGGYAGVEALAELEDMARYTARYYHNVKPEDLRWVLVEASDRILPEVGEEMGRYAIRELRGRNIDVRLETRLDSCEDRVAVLSDGTRLPTRTVVWTAGVKPAPVLAATDLPLNERGRLRCTAGLAVEGVAHAWAAGDAAAVPDVTSEEPGRECAPNAQHAVRQAKVLAENIAASLRGQPLKEYAHAYAGSVASLGLHKGVAHVYGRKLKGYPAWFMHRAYHLSRVPTFNRKARVLAEWTLSGLFKREIVSLGSLEHPRAEFELAAAPPPDHGDKPSS from the coding sequence GTGACCGAACCTGCGCGCATTCTCGTGGTCGGCGGTGGCTACGTCGGCATGTACACCGCGCTGCGCCTCCAACGGCAGCTCAGGGCCGAGCTGAGAGCCGGCGCCGCCGAGATCGTGGTGGTCACCCCCGAGCCGTACATGACGTACCAGCCGTTCCTCCCCGAGGCCGCCGCCGGCTCGATCTCCCCGCGCCATGTCGTCGTGCCGCTCCGCCGGGTCCTCGACCGCTGCCGGATCGTCATAGGCGAGGTCCTCTCCGTCGACCACGCCAAGCGGACCGCGAAGCTCTCCACCCTCGCGACCGCCGAGGAGGGCACCGGCGCGGTCGACCTCACGTACGACGAGCTGGTCATCGCGCCGGGCTCGGTCTCCCGGACCCTCCCGGTCCCCGGGCTCGCCGACCACGGCATCGGCTTCAAGACCGTGGAGGAGGCCATCGGCCTGCGCAACCACGTCATCGAGCAGATGGACATCGCCTCTTCGACCCGTGACCCCTCGATCCGCGACGCCGCCCTGACCTTCGTCTTCGTCGGCGGGGGGTACGCGGGCGTGGAGGCGCTCGCCGAGCTGGAGGACATGGCCCGCTACACGGCGCGGTACTACCACAACGTCAAGCCGGAGGACCTGCGCTGGGTCCTCGTCGAGGCCTCGGACCGGATCCTGCCCGAGGTGGGCGAGGAGATGGGCAGGTACGCCATCCGGGAGCTGCGCGGCCGGAACATCGACGTACGCCTGGAGACCCGCCTCGACTCCTGCGAGGACCGGGTCGCCGTCCTCAGCGACGGCACCAGGCTGCCCACCCGCACCGTCGTCTGGACCGCGGGCGTCAAACCCGCCCCCGTCCTCGCCGCGACCGACCTGCCGCTGAACGAGCGCGGCCGGCTGCGCTGCACGGCCGGGCTCGCCGTCGAGGGCGTCGCCCACGCCTGGGCGGCCGGCGACGCCGCCGCCGTCCCCGACGTCACCTCGGAGGAACCCGGCAGGGAGTGCGCGCCCAACGCCCAGCACGCCGTCCGCCAGGCCAAGGTCCTCGCCGAGAACATCGCCGCCTCCCTGCGCGGGCAGCCGCTCAAGGAGTACGCGCACGCGTACGCCGGCTCCGTCGCCTCCCTGGGGCTCCACAAGGGCGTCGCCCACGTCTACGGACGGAAACTCAAGGGATACCCGGCCTGGTTCATGCACCGCGCCTACCACCTGAGCCGGGTGCCCACCTTCAACCGCAAGGCCCGGGTCCTCGCAGAATGGACCCTGTCCGGCCTGTTCAAACGGGAGATCGTCTCCCTCGGGTCGCTGGAACACCCCCGCGCCGAATTCGAACTCGCCGCCGCTCCACCACCCGACCACGGCGACAAGCCGTCGTCCTGA
- a CDS encoding helix-turn-helix domain-containing protein, giving the protein MHIQDSRWQTGAGTATVDDGPHAGVGGSERHGAPVTGRSAPLRVDAQRNLEHVLRAAREVFGELGYGAPMEDVARRARVGVGTVYRRFPSKDVLVRRIAEEETSRLTEQARAALGQEDEPWSALSRFLRTSVASGAGRLLPPQVLRVGVDEVTVLPLGGDSQDSQNSHNADDAARVPYQRGVGEPGDARVVAPRAVPAEERDDAGAAELLEVVGRLVDRAREAGELRTDVTVADVLLVIATAAPALPDAVQQAAASTRLLDILLEGLRSR; this is encoded by the coding sequence ATGCATATTCAGGATTCACGATGGCAGACGGGCGCCGGGACGGCGACCGTGGACGACGGCCCGCACGCGGGCGTCGGCGGCTCCGAGCGCCACGGCGCACCGGTGACCGGCAGGTCAGCGCCGCTGCGGGTGGACGCCCAGCGCAATCTGGAGCACGTCCTGCGCGCCGCGCGCGAGGTGTTCGGCGAGCTCGGTTACGGGGCTCCGATGGAGGACGTGGCACGCCGCGCCCGCGTCGGTGTCGGCACCGTCTACCGCCGCTTCCCGAGCAAGGACGTGCTGGTCAGGCGGATAGCCGAGGAGGAGACCTCCCGGCTGACCGAGCAGGCACGGGCCGCGCTGGGCCAGGAGGACGAGCCGTGGTCGGCGCTCTCCCGGTTCCTGCGGACCTCGGTCGCCTCGGGCGCGGGCCGGCTCCTTCCGCCCCAGGTGCTGCGGGTGGGCGTCGACGAGGTCACGGTGCTGCCGCTCGGCGGCGACTCCCAGGACTCCCAGAACTCCCACAACGCCGACGACGCGGCGCGGGTGCCGTACCAGCGGGGTGTCGGTGAACCGGGGGACGCGCGCGTGGTCGCACCGCGGGCCGTACCGGCCGAGGAGAGGGACGACGCGGGCGCCGCGGAGCTCCTCGAGGTGGTCGGCCGGCTGGTCGACCGGGCGCGTGAGGCGGGTGAGCTGCGGACCGACGTGACCGTGGCCGACGTCCTTCTCGTCATCGCCACGGCCGCCCCGGCGCTGCCGGACGCGGTGCAGCAGGCGGCGGCCTCGACGCGTCTCCTCGACATCCTGCTCGAAGGGCTGCGCTCCCGGTAG